The window ATATTTTGTTTGGTGTAAGGGATAAACTGTAGTACAATACAAGTAGATTGTATAAATAATATTTTCATTTTAGATATATAGTAAAAGGAGGTTGATTAATGTGGAACAGTCTAAAATCCGTATGCTTGCTGAAGCTGGCGTAGCAATTGCCATTGCTCAAGTGTTGTCATTTATTACGATTTTCCATATGCCACAGGGGGGCTCTATTAAGGCGGCAGCACTGGTACCACTCATGATTTACGCATATCGTTGGGGCGGAACACGAGGTATCTTCGCAGGTGTTGTATATGGTATATTACACTTTATTTTAGGCTTTAAATCATCTGTTCATTATTTAAGTATTATATTAGACTACCTGGTTGCTTACGGTGCTATTGGCGTTTGTGGTTACTTTAAAGATTCTCTTTCTGGTCTTATCACTGGATCCATCGTAGGTATTGTATTGCGTTGGGGAGCATCTGTTACGAGCGGTGCTGTAGTCTTTGCTAGCTATGCTCCACAAGGGCAGAATCCTTGGGTTTATTCCATGATTTATAATGCATCCTATATGGTTCCAGATGGCCTTTTAAATATTGCAGTTTTACTATTCATCTACCAAGGTGTTAAACGAGGTTTACAACGTCGTGGATAAATTAGGTTTAATTATTTTGGCTGGAGGACTCAGTACTAGAATGGGGCAACCTAAAGCTTTGTTGCCTTGGATTAATGGTGAAAGTCTTATATCTCATGCACTTCGTAAGGGATTAGATGCAGATGTTCAAGATATTCTTATCTCTATCGGTGATGACGAGCAATTAGGACTTGCTATCCAAACTCATATTATAGATACATTATCGAACGATGAGAAAAATAAGGTTTCTATTGTTCGGGATTCTGTTGGGCGATGCGGACCTTTAGGGGGGCTGTATAGTACTCTAGCTGTTGGTACTAGTTCTGCTTATGCGGTAATGGCAGTAGATATGCCATTCATGGAAATGGATTTGTATTATGATTGGCTCTATCAAGTAGATCATAATGATTGGAATGCCATTGTCCCATATAGTGAAAGTGGTAAATCTGAGCCGATGGCGGGTATTTATAGGCCATATATTGCGTCCTTAATTCAATCTATTCTTGTTGGCGAAAATGTATCGTTGCATCATGCCCTCGATGTTATTGGTCATGTAGAATCTATTGATGCTACTGATTTTAGTTGGGAGCTAAGCAATATTAATCGATTTGAAGACTATCAATGGGCGCGAGCTTTAGCGGAAAATGAATTCCGCCGTGTACCTTTAATTAGTGTGGTCGCATCGAAACGTAAAACAGGTAAGACTACTGTTGTAACGCGCCTTGTGTGTGAGTTACAAAATATCGGTTTATCGGTTGGTGTAGTAAAAAGCGATAAGCATGGCTTTCAGATGGATCATGAAGGAACAGATACAGACCTTGCCTATAAAGCTGGAGCTGATGCGGTTGCAATTGCAGGGCCTACTGAAACAGCGATTCGTATACGCATGAAAGAACAATCCAACTTGTATGAAATATCACAGTTTATGCCTGTAGATATAGTTATACTAGAAACGAGATCCCAAGGGATTGCCCCAATTATAGAGGTTACTCAAGAGGGATATACGGAAGAGCTGATCTCGGACCCAATGGACCGAGTGGCGACGATAGAAATTAGCAAATTGGATCAAGACGTACCTGAATTGGTACGCCACATACAGGAAATGATGAGGAGTTTAAATGGCCGTCGTTACTGTTGAGAAGGCTCTCCAATTATGGGATGAGGCCTTACAAACGCAAGTTCATAAAGTTGAAACGATTGCAGTTAAAGCTGCGAAGGGATACGTACTAGCAGAGGATATTATTGCGCCAACGGATGTACCTGCTTTTTCAAAATCTGCAATGGATGGGTATGCTATCGCCTATGAAGAAGGTCGTAATGAATATATCGTTGACGGCATCATTGGAGCTGGTGTTGTATGGAAACAGCCTGTAAAACCTGGCCATGCAGTACGGATTATGACTGGTGCACCAGTACCAGATACATGTGATACCGTTATCATGCAGGAACAAGTAGTAGGCACAGGTGAACCGCATACATCGATTACAATTCAAGGTAAATATCGTTGTGGTGATCATATTATTCCACAAGGTGAAGAGTGTAATGTCGGTACTATTGTGATTCCGCACGGTACAGAGGTAACATCTACAGTACAAACCATTTTGACGGGACTTGGCATTATTGAGATCTCTGTTAATGCCATGCCTCGTGTATTAGTTCTTACCTCTGGTCATGAGGTTATTGAACCTGGTGAAAGCTTAACGCCTGGTAAAATTTACAACTCCAATCGAGCTATGATTTGTGGACTCTTAGAGGACTTAGGTTTTCACAAGATAACACATTATCATGTAAGTGATGCTCCAGAGGCGTTAGACTCTGAAATCAATCATGTTTTAAAACTTAGTGAAGAAGCAGATGTTATAATTAGTTCTGGTGGTGTATCGGTAGGTCTTTTTGATACGATGCCTCTTATTTATGAAAAATTGGGGGCAGAATCTATCTATGCCCGTATTCAAATGCGACCGGGTGCAGCATCCTATGGTGCGGTTACCCCGAAAGGTCAGATTATCTTTGGCTTGTCCGGTAATCCAGGGGCTGCTTTCAATGGATGGCATTTAATCGTAGCGCCTACCTTGAAGCGTTATAAAGGGTTGGCTAATTGGACGACTCCAGTGGTGGCTTGCGTAATGGATACAGAAATCTTCAAACGTAATGTTTTTGATCGCTATGTACAAGGAAAAGTGGTGTTCGGCGGTGGTGTGCCACGGTTTGTGGCTAACCGTCATTTTAATAGTAGTAGCATGTTAGGGCTATATACTGTGAATGCGTTGGCATGTATTCCACGAGGAACTCATGAAGTACATCCTGGTGATACATTTAATGTGTATCTATTAGGCTTGCTGCCTGCAGTTTAGACCCTTTTGATTTTTAGACTCTTACTCTAAGGCATTAGATTTTTTAGAGTTATAGCGTTTTAGAGTTTTAGATACAAATATACTAGTTAAAAAACTATAATATTTATGGCTAACCATAATGTAAAAAAGACGAGGTTTCTTAGGAGGCCTCGTCTTTGCGTTTATTCAAAACATTTCGTTTATCAAAAAATAATTTTAATTTTGTTACCAAAGATACTGAAATTAAATCTCAATTAAATTATAATAAAATTAAGGGAAGGATATTTTTTAGTTATATCAATTGGTTTTGATAAAATTGTTTTAATCTACTTTTTATTTACTTTTACTATTATATAGCTATATAAGGAGTGATTTCTATGAGTAAGACTTTCACAAAAAATATCCCGGTAAACGAAATTTTGCATTTAGGTGAGCACCTAGAGTATAAAGAGGGGCAAGTGATTAGTATTACAATTGCTCAAAATGAGCGACTCAGCATTACACTATTTGCGCTGCCTAAGGGGGAAGAAATCTCTACGCATGTAACAGTAGGCGATGCGATTGTGCAAATCCTCGATGGAGAAGCGCATATCGTTGTTGGTGATACGGAGCATAATGTGAAGACTGGTGAAACCTTGATTATGCCATCGGAAGTACCTCATAGCCTAGATGCAAGAGAAAGCTTTAAGATGCTGTTGACCGTAGTTAAATAAATATATCATAATAAATGCATCCCTTATATCAATAAGGGGTGCATTTTATATGTATTCTTTACAAGCCAGAGCTACACCTAAAGAGCATCACGATGAAATTGTGAAATCTTTGGTATCTAATATTAATGAATTAGAACAAAGTGGATTATTTGAAAGTATTCAAGTATATAAATGGAATTTAGTACAAGTGTATAATTCCAAACAATGTACCGAACCATTTGGCACTATTGTAGAGAACGTGTTATTTGGTACTTGGACACAGGATGAAACTGATTTGTTAAATGTAGGTAAAGCACAAGAACTGGCGTTAAGAGCGAAATTACCTTAGGGAGCAAAAGTGTAATGGACTATTTTGACTATTCATATAAACATAAATATATAGAGTTTAGCAGTAACATATATAGGGTTAGTACATATCATTACAACTGGCATGCAGAAACAGAGATTTTTATCTTGTTAAAAGGTAGTGTTGAGATGAGTTGCAATGGTGAGGTTTTTACGTTGAAACCTCTTGATGTCGTGATTATCTCTCCTCAAGTGGGGCATGCAACATTAGCCCTCGAAGAGGATGCTATAGCCTTTGTTATTCATGTAGGTAACGAGTTCTATCAACAGTATGATCCGGATTTTGGATCGTACCAATTTGTTTTGCGTTCAGATGATAGTACGCGTCATAACGAATTCTTTACAACCTTACGCCATCATGCTGCTATGACGATGTTGTTGATGACTAAAGGTGAAAGCCCAGTACATCGAATGTGGATAGAACACCATTACTTAGCTTTGGCCGGTGATGTATTTAGAGAATTTAATCCTATAAAAAAGGTTTATGAAAATGCTAGACCTGGCGATATAAAACCGGCATCTTTTGATAAAATGATTGCCTATATTGATGAGCATTATGAGCAGAAAATAGAGTTAGAAGATATTGCTAAAATTGGAGGCTATAATATTGCCTATACATCGCAGTTTTTTAAACGGCAAATGGGGATTTCATTTGTTGAGTATGTCTTGAGGTTAAGAATCCGTGACGCTACTGTTCGCTTAGCTAGTACGGATGAGGCTGTCGCAAGAATTGCAAGCGATTGTGGATTTGCAGATGTGAAAGCCTTTAATGTGGCTTTTAAAAAACACTTTAATATGACCCCCACAGAATATCGTAAGCAAGTCAAAAGCATTGGGCGTAAAACCGTCTTACAAGATTGGAAAGAAATTATTTCTGTAGACAATCAAGATGTTCTTGATGTATTGCATTCATTCTTGTCGTATGAAGATGATTCCCGAGCTAAGAGCGAATTGGAATTTATGAGCAAAAAATTGGAATCTTTGAAAGAAAAGTTAGCCGATGTAGTAAAGGATTTATAATTGGGTTTTATGATAACTATATTTTTATTGTGACTATATTCTTATGATAAGAGTTTGGGAAGCAAATTATTTTGATGAATTTATGACACATATAGAAAGATTAGAATTGGGTAAATTTCTATATCAAGAAACCCTATAAAGTTATTGAAAAAGCACTACTGTTGATAAGTAGTGCTTTTTTATATGTGCTTTCTAGGTGGATTTATATATAAATTCACCCTGAAAATACAATAAATCGAGAGAAATCTATTTTTTCCGTTGATTTTACTATAAAAATTACCTTTTAATTTGGATAGTTATATTCACTAAACTGAGTAGAATATATTTCATCAGGAGTAAAAAATTAGTAAATTATAATTTTGGAGGATATATGAATCAAGTAAAATTTATGGAAAACGTAGGTAAAGTTGCAACTGTTACTGCTGTAGCTATGTATGTATCTTACTTCCCACAAATCATGCATAACCTAGCTCATCCAGGTACTGGCGATTGGATTCAACCACTTGTAGCTGCAATCAACTGTACATTATGGGTAGCGTATGGTTTGTTTAAAGAACATAGAGATATTCCAGTAGCATTAGCCAATGCACCAGGTATCTTCTTTGGCTTAGCAGCAGCTATTACAGCGGTTATGTAATTTTAAGAATAGATATATAATGCTATAGAAACATAAAACTATAAATTATTGACATGTAAAATAAGATTACTGTTGACCGTTGCTAATTATATATATCATAATGAATGCATCCCTTTGATTAATAAGGGGTGCATTTTTTATGTAAATAATTGAGAGGTATTTGTTTGATTTTATGAGGGGTGTTACGTTGTCATGGATTACTTTCACTATACCTATAAACACAATCATATAGATTTCAATAGTGATATATACAAGGTTAGTACATATCATTACAACTGGCATAGTGGTGTAGAAATCTTGATTTTGCTAAAAGGCAGAATCGATATGAGTTGTAATAGTGAGGTTTTCACAATGGAACCGCTTGATACAATTATCATTTCACCTCAAGTAGGTCATGCTACGTTGGCGTTGGAAGAAGATACGACAGCTCTTGTTATTCATGTCGGAAAGGATTTCTTTCAGCAGTTTGATCCTAACTTTGGAATGTATCAATTTGTATTACGTTCTGATGAAAGTAATCGGTACAACTCTTTCTTTACCACATTGCGTCATCATGCGGCTATGATGATGTTATTGATGGTGAATGGTGAAAGTCCTACTAATCGATTAGATGTGGAGTATCATTATTTATCTTTAGTTAGCGATATATATAAAGAAATTAATAAGGTTAAATCTATTCATGTACATACAAAGCCTGTCGATATAACAGTAGCCACCTTCGATAAAATGATTGCTTATATAGATGAGAATTATCAGCAAAAAATTGAATTAGAAAATCTTGCAAAGATAGGTGGCTATAATGTGAACTATACATCACAATTTTTTAAACGCCAATTAGGTGTCTCCTTCCTTGAATATGTATTACGATTAAGATTGAGGGAGGCTACAGTTCGTTTAGTTAATTCTAATGATGCAGTTGCACATATTGCAAGTAGCTGTGGTTTTGCGGATATTAAAGCTTTTAATGTAGCTTTTAAAAAACATTTCCATACCACGCCATCTGAATATCGTAAGCAAGCAAACGAAATAGGACGTAAAACAAAATTACATGATTGGAAGGAAATTATATCAACACAAGAACAGGATATTATAGAGATACTACAATCTTGTTTACCATATCAAGATGATTCTACTAATAAGATTAGATTAGAAGTGGCTAATCAAAAGTTAAATGACGTTAGAGAACAACTTGAGATGGTTGTAAAAAAATTACAAGATTAACTGGTATTGTTATATACCATTGTAACTGATTATAGTTGCATATTTTTGAGATTAAATTTGAGCGGATATACAATCATTAGGTTTAGGTGATTTTGTATATTTGTTAATCCTATTAAAATATATGGTGAAAGAGCACTACGATCCGATGGTAGTGTTCTTTTTTTGTACAATCATATAGGTGAAATTGTATTTTTTTAATGGGTTAAAAGAGAATAATTAAGGAAATTTTGTATGTGTTTAACAGACTTTTACCATTGAAAATGAACTTGTAAATTGGATAGTTATATCCTAAAAAAAGAGTACAATGAAATCATCGAAAGGAGCTAAGGTTTCGAAACATAAATAATCACGTCTTAAATAATGAAGTCCATTTGGAGGTTTACGATGAGTACGAAGGAACAACAAGTACAAGAAATGACAAATAAGATAGCTAATTTCATTTCTTATATGGCAAAGGTATTGCCTGATGATGTACAAGAAAAAATTCATGAATTGGCACAGGATGAAAAAAATCCTATGGCCAAATCTATTTATGAAACAATGCAACACAATATGGATTTAGCAGCTCAGCTTAATCGTCCTTCTTGTCAAGATACTGGTGTATTACAATTTTGGGTAAAGGTTGGATCTAATTATCCCTTACTAGGAGAATTAGAAGATATTCTAAGAGAAGCAACTTATAAGGCTACACAAGAGGCTCCATTACGATTGAACTGTGTAGAAACTTTTGATGAGTTTAATACTGGTAAAAATATTGGCCTCACTGCACCTTATATTCACTGGGATATCATTCCTGGTCGCGATGATGTAGAAATCTTCCCTTATATGGCTGGTGGCGGTTGTTCCTTGCCAGGATCCGGTAAAACATTGATGCCAGGCGAAGGCTATGAAGGTGTTGCTAAGTTTGTTCTTGATTTGATGACAAGCTATGGCTTGAATGCGTGTCCTCCACTATTGGTAGGTGTAGGGATTGCTACAACTATTGATACCGCTGCGGGATTATCTAAAAAGGCATTAATGCGTCCTGTATCTTCAAAAGCACCTAATGAAAAAGCGGCTTACATGGAACAATTATTAGAGGATGGCATAAATAAAATTGGTATTGGACCTCAAGGTATGGGTGGGGATAAAACTGTATTAGGTGTGAATATTGAACATGGTACACGTCATCCATCTGTTATTTCTTGTGCTGTTAGTGTAGGTTGTTGGAATCATCGCCGCGGCGTTCTCGTCTTTGACAAGGATGGTAATTGCACAGTTAAATCTCATAAAGGAGTGACATTATAATGGCTAAGAAAATATTAACTACACCAATTCAAAAATCTGATTTAGAAGGCATTAAGCCAGGTGATGTGATTTATTTGACTGGGCATATTACAACTAGTCGTGATATGGGCCATCGTCGTGTGGTAGAAGAAGGTAAAACGCTACCAGTTGATGTTAAAGATGGGGCTATACTTCATGCAGGACCAATTATTCGCACTATAAGCGATAATGAATTTGAAGTTGTATCTGTAGGTCCTACTACATCTATGCGTATGGAAAAATTCGAATATGAATTTGTTAAAAAGACGGGGGTACGTCTCATTGTAGGTAAAGGCGGTATGGGTCCTGAAACAGCACGTGCCTGCAAAGATTTTGGTGCACTACACTGTGTATTCCCTGCAGGCAATGCCGTACTTGCAGCTACAGAAGTCGAAAAAGTAGAATCTGCTAATTGGCGTGAATTAGGTATGTGTGAGACTTTGTGGACTTTTAAGGTTAAAGAATTTGGTCCGCTCATCGTATCTATTGATGCAGACGGTAATAACTACTTTGAAAATAAAAAAGTAGAATACAATGCGAAGAAAGAAGAAGTGTTAGAAGAGATTTATAAACACGTAAGCTTCATTAAATAATCTCATTGTGAGCTTAACTTAATAGGGGGATTATACGGATTTTGTACAATCCTCCTTTTTTGTACCCTTTTTTAGGTATATTACACGTATTGGGAGGTATATATGGATACGAGTGTAATGATAACTCTTGGCTTCTTGGTATTTGCCATCGTCATGTTTGCGTGGGAGAAAATCCCTTTGTCTATTACCGCTATGGTTGTAGCAGTAGGCCTACACTTAAGTGGGG of the Veillonella parvula genome contains:
- a CDS encoding cupin domain-containing protein — protein: MSKTFTKNIPVNEILHLGEHLEYKEGQVISITIAQNERLSITLFALPKGEEISTHVTVGDAIVQILDGEAHIVVGDTEHNVKTGETLIMPSEVPHSLDARESFKMLLTVVK
- the thiT gene encoding energy-coupled thiamine transporter ThiT; this encodes MEQSKIRMLAEAGVAIAIAQVLSFITIFHMPQGGSIKAAALVPLMIYAYRWGGTRGIFAGVVYGILHFILGFKSSVHYLSIILDYLVAYGAIGVCGYFKDSLSGLITGSIVGIVLRWGASVTSGAVVFASYAPQGQNPWVYSMIYNASYMVPDGLLNIAVLLFIYQGVKRGLQRRG
- a CDS encoding molybdopterin-guanine dinucleotide biosynthesis protein MobB — protein: MDKLGLIILAGGLSTRMGQPKALLPWINGESLISHALRKGLDADVQDILISIGDDEQLGLAIQTHIIDTLSNDEKNKVSIVRDSVGRCGPLGGLYSTLAVGTSSAYAVMAVDMPFMEMDLYYDWLYQVDHNDWNAIVPYSESGKSEPMAGIYRPYIASLIQSILVGENVSLHHALDVIGHVESIDATDFSWELSNINRFEDYQWARALAENEFRRVPLISVVASKRKTGKTTVVTRLVCELQNIGLSVGVVKSDKHGFQMDHEGTDTDLAYKAGADAVAIAGPTETAIRIRMKEQSNLYEISQFMPVDIVILETRSQGIAPIIEVTQEGYTEELISDPMDRVATIEISKLDQDVPELVRHIQEMMRSLNGRRYC
- the ttdB gene encoding L(+)-tartrate dehydratase subunit beta, whose translation is MAKKILTTPIQKSDLEGIKPGDVIYLTGHITTSRDMGHRRVVEEGKTLPVDVKDGAILHAGPIIRTISDNEFEVVSVGPTTSMRMEKFEYEFVKKTGVRLIVGKGGMGPETARACKDFGALHCVFPAGNAVLAATEVEKVESANWRELGMCETLWTFKVKEFGPLIVSIDADGNNYFENKKVEYNAKKEEVLEEIYKHVSFIK
- the ttdA gene encoding L(+)-tartrate dehydratase subunit alpha — its product is MSTKEQQVQEMTNKIANFISYMAKVLPDDVQEKIHELAQDEKNPMAKSIYETMQHNMDLAAQLNRPSCQDTGVLQFWVKVGSNYPLLGELEDILREATYKATQEAPLRLNCVETFDEFNTGKNIGLTAPYIHWDIIPGRDDVEIFPYMAGGGCSLPGSGKTLMPGEGYEGVAKFVLDLMTSYGLNACPPLLVGVGIATTIDTAAGLSKKALMRPVSSKAPNEKAAYMEQLLEDGINKIGIGPQGMGGDKTVLGVNIEHGTRHPSVISCAVSVGCWNHRRGVLVFDKDGNCTVKSHKGVTL
- a CDS encoding AraC family transcriptional regulator, giving the protein MDYFDYSYKHKYIEFSSNIYRVSTYHYNWHAETEIFILLKGSVEMSCNGEVFTLKPLDVVIISPQVGHATLALEEDAIAFVIHVGNEFYQQYDPDFGSYQFVLRSDDSTRHNEFFTTLRHHAAMTMLLMTKGESPVHRMWIEHHYLALAGDVFREFNPIKKVYENARPGDIKPASFDKMIAYIDEHYEQKIELEDIAKIGGYNIAYTSQFFKRQMGISFVEYVLRLRIRDATVRLASTDEAVARIASDCGFADVKAFNVAFKKHFNMTPTEYRKQVKSIGRKTVLQDWKEIISVDNQDVLDVLHSFLSYEDDSRAKSELEFMSKKLESLKEKLADVVKDL
- a CDS encoding SemiSWEET family transporter; translation: MNQVKFMENVGKVATVTAVAMYVSYFPQIMHNLAHPGTGDWIQPLVAAINCTLWVAYGLFKEHRDIPVALANAPGIFFGLAAAITAVM
- a CDS encoding molybdopterin molybdotransferase MoeA, encoding MAVVTVEKALQLWDEALQTQVHKVETIAVKAAKGYVLAEDIIAPTDVPAFSKSAMDGYAIAYEEGRNEYIVDGIIGAGVVWKQPVKPGHAVRIMTGAPVPDTCDTVIMQEQVVGTGEPHTSITIQGKYRCGDHIIPQGEECNVGTIVIPHGTEVTSTVQTILTGLGIIEISVNAMPRVLVLTSGHEVIEPGESLTPGKIYNSNRAMICGLLEDLGFHKITHYHVSDAPEALDSEINHVLKLSEEADVIISSGGVSVGLFDTMPLIYEKLGAESIYARIQMRPGAASYGAVTPKGQIIFGLSGNPGAAFNGWHLIVAPTLKRYKGLANWTTPVVACVMDTEIFKRNVFDRYVQGKVVFGGGVPRFVANRHFNSSSMLGLYTVNALACIPRGTHEVHPGDTFNVYLLGLLPAV
- a CDS encoding zeta toxin family protein — protein: MSIRGAFYMYSLQARATPKEHHDEIVKSLVSNINELEQSGLFESIQVYKWNLVQVYNSKQCTEPFGTIVENVLFGTWTQDETDLLNVGKAQELALRAKLP
- a CDS encoding AraC family transcriptional regulator codes for the protein MDYFHYTYKHNHIDFNSDIYKVSTYHYNWHSGVEILILLKGRIDMSCNSEVFTMEPLDTIIISPQVGHATLALEEDTTALVIHVGKDFFQQFDPNFGMYQFVLRSDESNRYNSFFTTLRHHAAMMMLLMVNGESPTNRLDVEYHYLSLVSDIYKEINKVKSIHVHTKPVDITVATFDKMIAYIDENYQQKIELENLAKIGGYNVNYTSQFFKRQLGVSFLEYVLRLRLREATVRLVNSNDAVAHIASSCGFADIKAFNVAFKKHFHTTPSEYRKQANEIGRKTKLHDWKEIISTQEQDIIEILQSCLPYQDDSTNKIRLEVANQKLNDVREQLEMVVKKLQD